From [Clostridium] symbiosum, a single genomic window includes:
- a CDS encoding DUF4860 domain-containing protein, protein MKRENSRPSGSIDFIFSMILFLVFILCSVFTILIGSRVYSNIRARNDAAFYSDTALSYITNKVRQSDRTDSVDVRSIDGQNVLVLSSDYYGVLYETWIYTKDGSLMELFSEQGSGLSAEDGLPVMECPPVSFAIDRAAAGEMLVITLEGKPSPSTAKLFLRSASNPEGGSKQ, encoded by the coding sequence ATGAAAAGAGAAAATTCCCGCCCCTCGGGCAGTATCGATTTTATCTTCTCCATGATCCTGTTTCTCGTGTTTATCCTGTGCTCCGTTTTCACGATTCTCATCGGCAGCCGGGTTTACAGCAATATAAGGGCCAGAAACGACGCCGCATTTTATTCCGACACGGCGCTCAGCTATATCACCAACAAAGTACGCCAGTCCGACCGGACGGACTCCGTGGATGTCCGCTCCATTGACGGACAGAATGTCCTCGTCCTGTCGTCCGACTATTACGGTGTACTCTATGAAACCTGGATTTATACAAAGGACGGTTCCCTTATGGAACTGTTCTCCGAACAGGGCAGCGGCCTCTCTGCTGAGGATGGCCTTCCCGTTATGGAATGTCCTCCCGTATCATTTGCCATTGACAGAGCGGCGGCCGGGGAGATGCTCGTGATTACGTTGGAAGGGAAACCGTCGCCCAGTACGGCAAAACTGTTTC